One part of the Silurus meridionalis isolate SWU-2019-XX chromosome 26, ASM1480568v1, whole genome shotgun sequence genome encodes these proteins:
- the LOC124379996 gene encoding TNF receptor-associated factor family protein DDB_G0272098-like, with amino-acid sequence MPRSKEISEEVRRKVVEAHESGKGYKQISKVIGLPKTTIRAILRKWKRFGTVVNLPRSGRPSKISLRARREIIREVMKNPCTTSKDLQATLALSNISVHQSTIRRILGIHRRPTLSSFEGSMALETSNPEEDNAVDVKNEEVLKNPNTNAKVRDDTEGAGRDENGSDGGKRSTCANGEDQTLSAGVHGGEDVQKTTSTVHDVPDGETSSTNPGSAGRADDREKSDVQTHDVTSAYSSSNNNNNNNNNNNNTDGNWNEEMDYIRTLMFS; translated from the coding sequence ATGCCGCGCTCCAAAGAAATCTCTGAAGAGGTCCGCAGAAAAGTGGTGGAGGCTCACGAGTCCGGAAAAGGCTACAAACAGATTTCCAAAGTCATAGGGCTCCCGAAGACGACGATCCGAGCCATCCTGCGGAAATGGAAGCGCTTCGGGACGGTTGTAAACCTGCCCAGGTCCGGCCGGCCTTCCAAGATCTCTCTGAGAGCGAGGCGGGAAATCATCCGCGAGGTCATGAAGAACCCCTGCACCACCTCGAAGGACCTTCAGGCAACGCTCGCGCTGTCGAACATCAGCGTCCACCAGTCCACCATCAGAAGGATACTGGGGATACACAGGAGGCCGACTCTGAGTTCCTTTGAAGGAAGCATGGCGCTGGAGACATCCAATCCGGAGGAGGACAACGCGGTCGACGTAAAGAACGAGGAGGTGCTGAAAAACCCGAACACTAACGCTAAAGTACGCGACGACACAGAAGGTGCTGGACGTGACGAGAACGGCAGCGACGGAGGGAAAAGGTCAACATGCGCTAACGGAGAAGACCAAACGCTATCCGCGGGGGTCCATGGTGGTGAGGATGTTCAGAAGACGACCTCAACTGTCCATGATGTTCCTGATGGTGAGACCTCGTCGACAAACCCAGGCAGCGCCGGCAGAGCTGATGATCGCGAGAAGAGCGATGTTCAGACGCATGACGTCACCAGTGCctacagtagtagtaataataataataataataataataataataataatactgatgGAAATTGGAACGAGGAAATGGATTACATCAGAACGTTAATGTTTTCTTGA
- the tspan7b gene encoding tetraspanin-7b — MASRRMETKPVITCLKSLLIVYSFVFWITGAILLAVGLWGKFMLGPYISLIAENSTNAPYVLIGTGTTIIVFGLFGCFATCRGSPWMLKLYAMFLSLVFLAELVAGISGFVFRHEIKGTFLRTYNEAVLNYNAQDERSLAVDNVQRSLRCCGVLNYTSWFNSVYFPTNGIPPSCCADVSDCSPSDLRNATIVVTKVHQQGCYELVTSFIETNMGIIAGVTFGIAFSQLIGMLLACCLSRFITANQYEMV; from the exons ATGGCATCGAGGAGAATGGAGACCAAACCCGTGATAACGTGTCTGAAAAGCCTGCTCATCGTCTACTCCTTCGTGTTCTGG ATCACGGGGGCCATCCTTCTCGCCGTGGGACTATGGGGGAAGTTCATGCTCGGGCCATACATCTCCTTGATCGCTGAGAACTCCACCAACGCACCGTACGTCCTCATCGGCACCGGGACCACCATCATTGTCTTCGGGCTGTTCGGCTGCTTCGCCACCTGCAGGGGGAGCCCATGGATGCTGAAACTG TATGCGATGTTCCTCTCGCTAGTGTTCCTGGCTGAGCTGGTGGCTGGCATCTCCGGGTTTGTTTTTCGTCATGag aTTAAAGGCACATTCCTGAGGACCTATAACGAGGCTGTGTTGAACTACAATGCGCAAGACGAGAGGAGTCTGGCTGTGGATAACGTGCAGAGGAGT ctgcgtTGCTGTGGTGTGTTGAACTACACAAGCTGGTTCAACAGTGTTTACTTCCCCACTAACGGAATTCCCCCCAGCTGCTGCGCAGACGTGTCCGACTGCAGCCCCTCTGACCTGCGCAACGCCACCATAGTGGTTACCAAAGTGCACCAGCAG GGTTGTTATGAACTGGTGACTTCCTTCATCGAGACTAACATGGGCATCATTGCTGGAGTGACGTTCGGCATCGCTTtctcacag cTCATCGGGATGCTGCTGGCGTGCTGTCTGTCCCGGTTTATCACGGCTAATCAGTACGAGATGGTGTAG